One part of the Aricia agestis chromosome Z, ilAriAges1.1, whole genome shotgun sequence genome encodes these proteins:
- the LOC121738543 gene encoding diphosphoinositol polyphosphate phosphohydrolase 2, which produces MVKEKPNSIRIYDDEGFRRRAACICVRSDAETEVLLVTSSRRPDNWIVPGGGVEPEEEPSVTAMREVLEEAGVVGKLGRCLGVFENREHKHRTEVYVMMVTQELAEWEDSRLMGRKRQWFSIDDALAQLALHKPIQRHYLQQLKRSRQKPDES; this is translated from the exons ATGGTTAAGGAGAAGCCTAATTCTATACGGATATACGACGACGAGGGGTTCAGGCGGCGCGCGGCTTGTATATGCGTGAGGTCGGACGCGGAGACGGAG GTGCTGCTGGTGACGTCGTCGCGGCGCCCGGATAACTGGATCGTGCCGGGCGGCGGCGTGGAGCCGGAGGAGGAGCCTTCGGTGACGGCCATGCGGGAGGTGCTGGAGGAGGCGGGCGTCGTCGGCAAGCTCGGCCGCTGCCTCGGCGTGTTTGAG AATCGCGAGCATAAACACCGCACTGAGGTGTATGTGATGATGGTGACGCAGGAGCTCGCCGAGTGGGAGGACTCGAGGCTGATGGGACGCAAGCGGCAGTGGTTTTCCATCGACGACGCGCTGGCCCAGCTTGCTCTGCACAAGCCTATCCAGCGCCACTACCTACAGCAGCTCAAGCGCTCCAGACAGAAGCCGGATGAAAGCTAA